Genomic segment of Thunnus thynnus chromosome 21, fThuThy2.1, whole genome shotgun sequence:
AGATAAAACTCAGTTGAATCAGATGTTACGGCTTGTCTCTTTATGGATGCTACTTTTGTTCAGTGCCGTCATTTTTGCATTTCAGATAAGTTGGAGCCAGAGCAGCAGGTGAAAGTCTTTCGTCCGTAGTGACAGTCAGCAGCACAACGAGTCCCTCAGGGCCACTTCAGAGCCCCAGGGACGGGGGGCCCCTCTCATCCAGTGCCTTGACCCAGCGTCCACCTCCAGCTCCAGGCCAAGCAGGAGCCAACACCTGCCCTGTGCAACCCACATAGCACTCAGCCCTCAGCCAGGCACAGCACCGCGTCAGTCAAATGCCTCACAGATGCCTCACtcccttctttcctttctcACCCTGAAGACACTACCTGCTTTTCCCTTTTCCAGTTGATCCTCAAATATCTTTTTCTCGCCATGCATACAAAAGGTCAAGCAAGGATGACTCGACAGCCGGTGTCTCTGCCTTAAAATCTGCAAAACACTCCTTATGACCCCAAactcaaaaagaatatctgtacagacaaaaaaaactgtcatgTCTTTTTTCTATCTGTTTGCAAGAGTATTGTGATTTAATGTACAATGAAGATGTGTGGAAAAATCATGTGAAACTTTCTGTAATTCAGTGTCCCAAAAAGAGGCTGAGCCGTGTTTTATACTGCATCTTCGTCTCTCCAAATGAAATGTCGTGAGGAATCTTTATCATACTGTAAGCCCCTTCAGAGCTTTTATGAATGATTGtcagttttcacacacacatacacacagctatCAGATGGTAATCCTCATTTTGGGGGATGATTGTaccttttgacattttaaccattttagAATTCATGCACTAAATTACCAGAAAATAGTGTTTAGATGTGtatcaaaatgtgtttgtccTTCTTGCCTTCCACTAAAATTGCTAGATGGCAATAATGGAACACAAAGCACATTTGATCATTTGTGAACAGATTGAAACAAACTAGTTACAGGAAATATAGGTTTTGTAATTTTACAAGGCTTtattgctgagagttagatgaaaagattgacaccagtggtatcaatctcctcatctaactctcaagAAAAAGTGAATAAGGATATTTCCCACAGTGTTTCTTTAATTAAATGCCAACTGTAATGATATTTAACTGGGGAAGTGCTCTCctatttattcaaaaaaataaaatgctgatAAGAACTGATCAGCagtcacacatatacactcactACAGCCTTAATATGGAAGCTacattgaaattaattaaacatgAGGTTTGAATAAGTCTGAATGTCAGACCCAACATAAACCTTGATAGGTCTGATATTCAGGTTTTCTCTGAgagtgatttcatttttttatttaaagaaacacaagccaTCCCCTCATGCAGTATTCTTCAACCCAAAgtcatttttcttcctctctgtcatttTCTTCGTTTACTTTCAAACTTTGTGGCCTTTTATTTGAGCGAAAGGTATTCTCATGTTTCCCCCTTCGCTGGGTCATGTCAGAACTTTTGTGTTGCATTCAGAAAATCTTGTAAAGATTTTTACATATTGAAGTCTAATGGGCTAAATAACAAAATACCATGAAACCATGATTTTGTTACGAGcaatttatttttgtacttaCTGAACGTTTTTATGCAATATCGCTAAAATAGGTACTATTGCAAATTAAAGGCTTTATTCTCTCCTCAAAGGAGCCCTCCTCAATCGGTCCCGTCAAACTCTCTCATGTGATGACTCAAAGTGCTTTCAGTGTATGCCTGCATTTACCATTTGATATTCTGCCAGTAATGAAGATGgtaaatgttacaaaaacacGGCATTTTTGGAGTGGCTAGAACGattcatactgtatttgtacTACTTTAACACTAGATTTGAGAATACTGCCTTTCATTTTTGGgttattttactttactctGTGACCACTTACATCAGTCAGAATATCCGTTAGCCATGCACATGCTTGTCCAAGCTTTTGCTTGATGATTGGGCTACAGTTTAAGAGTAGGGCGGGATTTCCTGATGGACTAATTGAACTGAAAGGTGTGATGATCTTCTGTATGAATGCTCTGCCCCTTCTACCAGTGACCTTTTCATCCCAGCCTTTCACATCTCTGGTTTTGCACACTGACCCCGTTCCTTTGTCAATCTTGAGGTGTTGATGTATAAAAGCATGTTTCTGGTTTTATCAAATCGATGTACAAATGCCCATGAGAAGCACAGCTACAAGGGTCCAATCATCAGTGTCCTGTATTTttctaatgtaaaaaaaaaaaatactatctCATCTCAGAATTTgttaatatatgtatatgtgtgaaaAGATGGATATGATATAGAATAATGTGTGTATTGACCAATCATAGTTGACCGATCTTTCAGTGTTGTGTGCAAGAGACTGTGTAAAATTGTCATGACTTGTAAGGCTGGATTCACACAGGACGTCTAATTTAATACTGTAACTGTGTCCCAGATACAGTCTCAGAAATGATGAGATATTCACACAGAGCTAAAAACAAATATCACTTTGTTCCTGTTTAAATCCAGTGTGAGTGACTATGATGAGGTTCACTGTGCACAACTCCACAGGTGGGCCATTCACTTTTATGTGCAATTGTTTGTTGCAATCCATATGACATGTTGGGGAAAATATTAACAAGCAAAAAATACAGATTCTCTATGTGCCACAGTactctgagagaaaaaaatgtattatgaaatgaataaaatttgCAAACATAAAACAAGCTAACTCTTTTGAAAGAAAGTGTGTGCAGCAGCTTCACcctaacatacagtatgaggaTCAACAGATATAATCACAACATCCTGGTTTATTAATCAATATAGATTGCATTCTCATATGTACAGATACATTTGGAGAGTGATTTCATCAGAGATCCTGTCAACAATTAAAGGCCTCATAACAGACACCAGAGAGAAATACATGATGCAATAAAGAGTGAGGGCGAAGGAGTATTTAACCTCTATCAAGATAAAAAATGAAGACACTCAAAGTTTGGCGGGCACCGTGGATGGAGGGAGGCGAGCATGCTGTCACGGTAACCAATCCCTGTCCTCCCCATCAAGCACTTTCTCAAGGTTTTCCTTGTTTCTGAGGCTGTTGAGGAGCAGCTCCAACATCCTGACGACAGGCTGCATCCCCCTGCTGCCCAGAGCCTCCACACTGCTGTGCCTCTTCCCGAAGCGCCCGATGGGTCTCACCCCACGCCCCACGTACCAGAACGGGTCTATCTCTGGACCTGGACACCAAAACAAGTGCATCAGTGGCAGATTTATTAAATCCTGGGAGCTCTCTACAAAAGTCAGTTTGCATAAAGGGATATATTCTGGTGTGGGAGGGATGTTGGTCTGAAAGAGACCAATTTATGAGGATGATTTAATCTCAAATTCAGTTCTAATTTTCATATAAAAAGCTGGAGACATGCTTCTCTTTAAGTCAGACTCCAAGTTAATGCCAAATGTAGCAACTCAAGTTTCACTTCTTAAACTGTACACTTGTTTATATGAATACAAATTATGTTCTCATCTCATTTGATGATTTAAAGAACTTTACATTGTAGACCTGATTTATTACCCTTCCAAAGTATATTTAATCATCCAGTCATTTGTTTATatctaatgaaaaaaaatgtgctgaAGCAACACTGACTACTAAAACATTactttaatatataaatatatatatatataccgaGTGCCCGTATTACAGTAGCATTTTGAAGTTTGTGGTAAATAGTCCAGTAGCAAACTATTCACTCTTCAACATGGGTGCAATCTAAAGCCATTCAAATGATATTAATATACCTATACATTTGAATGTAACCCCTTCATAAGCCATATAATAATACTAATGAATACAGCAATGTCCATAATATTTCTTCACATACATACTACATAGCAGATCGCTTGATAATCTACATTACTGATTAAAAGTCCACCACAAATGACAAGGATATCCCCACATTTTGAGCTAAATAAAGTCAagcatttatatttaaaatccTTTGTCGCTCATTGACAACATATCTTAAATACAGTATTAAAGTCTAGTAGTAAACACTATTTTTTCCCAAATATCTGACAATAAATCCCTatgagaataagaaaaaaacaggaagtagaaAGTCACTTTAAACTCACCACTACGcgccacagaaacgttgaaaataaataaatagtgatTTTGTCTGTCCTCTTTAGCCTCCCAAATCTCTCTAAcctacttaaaaaaaatcctgcagatTATAgtctaataaaaataaaaatgatataataaAACCAAGTTACTTCTGTTGTCGAGATTGTGGACAATGTGGAAGTCGTGCTCCACCGTGGTGCTGTGAGCGCAGCTGaggctggaggagaggaggaggaacagcgCCAGAGCTGCTGGCAGCCAGCGGCTCGTCAGGACGCAGTGCCGGACATCAGCCGCTCTCCCAGGCAGCATGCTGCGGAGTCGGTCCAGGCACTGCAAGCACGGAGGGAGACTGGTAAGTACTGTTACAGAAAACTGATGCTCAGGGCGAGTGAAGCCTGGTGTAACAAGTCtaccaaaaataataatgataactcATTTTATTGGAGCTTAAATAAACAACTTTGAGTCAGGTAAGAGCATTATAATTACTGGTTATTACTATTGAATACCAGTGAAAGACCCTAGCCAGTCCTGGTTTGAACATGGTGAATTAAATAGATATAACAAGGGAttattaaatgactaaataggATTAAGTTATTTAAACCTCATTAATGAGCACCAATGCTTATATGATGAATTTACCAGGATTTAAAGAAAGAGCATCACTACATTATAGATGTTATAATActagtgaaataaaaatagttaACTCAAATGCACTGCAGTAGCCCAGTATCTATATATCAAAAGAATGGCTTAAACAATCAGTTATGATATTCTCTACGTTAACTCTCTTGTatataatacattaaaattgtcaggctgtaaaaaataaaataatatgaaaaccCAAACAGCAACTCTTTATCTTACCCTGAACTTTGGTAACAGGCTGAGGTCAGCTGGCGGAGGTCTGAAGTCGTTATTGTTGAGCAGGTGTGCTCAAGCTTATATATCCATGCTGCCCATGTGGTTGTTGGATGATGAATCAAGAAcgtcagtcacacacacacagtgatccCAGACTACAGGATGCATCGCCTCCTCCCACTCTTTAAACCCCGCTCATCCCTTTGAGAATGGAGATTCGGTTTTGGAGTTTTCCTTGATGTCTGTCACGCAGCAGAGCAGTCCATCAGGAAGTCAATGACATGTGGACAACTTTAAATTAGTGAAGATAGGGGAGACCCACCTTGAGTAGGTCTGTCAGACAGTGACCCTGAACTGTGGTGGGCGTTTTTTGATGAGGCTTTCATCAATCAGCTTGATTACAAGGGAAAGGGCAGGACACAATCAACTACTGAAAAGAATTCTGTGGATTCTTGAGCAATCTATCGGAAACTACCTTTTTGTAACTTTCTTAATGATAACCAGCTCCAATTACCAAGATTTTAAATGCGAACAGCTTCAGCTTTGGCTGCACCTATTGTCATTCTTTCTATTCAAAGCCACACACTgaacatataaaacaatttcaGATACCATACTGAAATACAAGATTAGAGCttaagtgataaaaaaaaattaaacatatttacgTGCATGTGATCTCATGCTACACCTGTATGTCAACAACCTGCCACGTGCTGAAAGGTGACAGCGATGAATCACAACTGAGAGGCAAAGGTGAGGAGAACTTTGTTCAGAGATGTAAAATCGCCTTGGGGCCTAAAACACATGACTGTAAAGGTCAAGATACTGTACGTAACAATGCAGCTCAAAATAAAACCAGCACGCGGCAGGAATTTTTGGTATTAATCCATTCTTTCAAGGTccaatatttgtgttttttgtaactAATTAAAGGAAGACACGTTTGTTTATATGCTGTGAAAATCTCATGACAAGTTGCACCCATTGCACCTTTACAAAACCAAGTAAATTAATTCTACAGTAGATGCAGCACTAAAATAATAAGGCAATTAATCACGTAGTCAACAAATAGATAATTAATCAGTGacatttttgataattgatcagtgatttaaatcttttttcaagcaaaaatgccaaacattcactcattccaacttctcaaatgggaaaatttgctgcttttcttggatTTATGTGATaatgaattgaatatctttgagttttgggcTGCTCGTCtgacaaaaaaagcagtttgaagATGTAACCTGCTCTCAGaaaatgtgacagaaatgtTTCCCTGTTTTCTGAAATTTCATCCACCAAAATAATTGATCAAGGGAATAattagcagattaatcaatgatgaaaataatgataagTTGCAGccgcaggtggatgtgactttTTTAGCACACTagtaaaattatatataaatgtgtacatTGCTAATGTGCATGTTGAGGAACTTACAGCATAAGTTCAGATCACAAAATATGGCAGTAATTTCTGACATGATTTAATGTGGATTTTAAGTGGTTATGCTGTAAATATACATGATccaatttaaattaaacaacaacaaaaaaacattaggAGGATATCATTGTCCGTGTATGTAGCATATGATGCAAATggctgtatgtatgtatgcatgaaCACACCTTCACCACACAGCATCACTTTTTGGCTCTCTCCCTCAGATTAGGCCATTAGTAATTTAGTTCACAGACTGAGATCAGATGGTATGACGCAGATACAAGCCCAGCCTGCGGGAGAATACGGCTGCAGTTATGAGAAGATAGTTACCTGAGGATGTGTAATCACACCTGGATATGGAGGCGTCCTTAAATAATAAAGCAAATTTGATTCATGACAGGAAGCCTAAATATTAAAACTGTgtgatttgttgctttttagaTACCCAGTCACCGGAAGGTGTGTGAGATTTGTCGCTGTGTAAAAACGCAGGAAAAACATGCAGTAATATTTTGCGTCATCACTGATTTGTGACTAGAATTTGGCCTTATTGGTGCTACTCATGAGGACATTTATTATAAGTTGATTTCTCTGTGACAGGTCTCGAAACTTCACTTTGAACTCATCACAGTGATTTAAAACTAATTATATTGCAATATGGTTATTTTACATTCTAAAACTTTTAATCATCACTGCTATAAGATTTACAAAATCTCCACATTTGCTTCAAAAACACACTGGGTCAGCACTGTCCTCACTTTCCTGCTCAACATTTGTTCCTTTGTATCATAATGCTGCCTCTGACACACGTGTGGTTCCTCCTCTTCAGACTATGACGTCATGGTC
This window contains:
- the prlh2 gene encoding prolactin releasing hormone 2, producing MLPGRAADVRHCVLTSRWLPAALALFLLLSSSLSCAHSTTVEHDFHIVHNLDNRSPEIDPFWYVGRGVRPIGRFGKRHSSVEALGSRGMQPVVRMLELLLNSLRNKENLEKVLDGEDRDWLP